The genomic segment CGTCATGGCGGTCATCATCACAAGGCTGTACATGGCCGGTGTCTCGCGGGAGGCGCGTGTCAGTTTGGAGACTCTGGAGAGCCTATAGCGCGAGGATAACCGGCGCCGAATAGGCGGGCAAACCGACTTGACGTAATCTTTACAACGCCCGCCGGCCCGAGATGTCGGCTCCCGCGGAACGGGAGCAGCGGGTATAATCGGTAAAACCCGGCGGCTCGCGTCCCGCGCACCCGCGCGCGGCGCGGGACGCCCCGCGGGTCCCGAACGCCAATTGCTCCTGGAGAACCCATGCCCCTTCGGAACCTGGCCTGGCTGCTGATCGTGCCCGCGCTGGTCGCCCTGGGGCTGGCGATCAGCTACAGCGCGCCGCCGCCGGACAAGGACTACAACCGCGTCCGGCAGATCGTGGACGTGCTGGCCGAGGTGGACGCGCACTTCTACCGCAAGCTGGACGACAAGGAACAGCAGCAGCTCGTCGAAGACATGATCAACGGCGGGCTGCACAAGCTCGACCCGCACTCCGAGTACCTGAACCCGGCGCAGCTCAAACAGTTCGAGTCCGACAGCGAGGGCAGCTTCGGCGGCGTGGGCATCATCCTGGCCATCGATTCATCCACGAAGTTCCTGAAGGTCGATCACCCGATGCCCGGCACGCCGGCGTACGAGGCCGGGGTGCTCGCGGGCGACCTCATCGTCAAGGTGGACGGCAAGTCCACCGAGGGCCTCACCGTGCCGGAGGCGCGCAAGCTGATCACCGGCGAGCAGGGCAGCAAGGTGCTCGTCACCATCCGCCGCGCCGGCCGCAACCCCGCGGACGAGGAGGTGGAGCTGACCCGCGGGCGCATCACGCAGCACCCGGTCACCGGCGTGCGGCGCCGGGCCGACGACCCGAACCGGTGGGAGTGGTTCGTGGACCGGCCCAACGGGATCGCGCTGGTCCGCGTGTCCGGGTTCAACGAGCAGACCACCAAGGAGCTGAAGGCCGCGCTCGCGGAGATCGAGGGCGAGGGCGGAAAGGCGCTGATCCTCGACCTCCGCGACAACCCCGGCGGGCTGCTCAACCAGGCCATCGACGTGGCGAACCTGTTCCTCCCCGAGGGCGCGCCGATCGTGAGCACCCGCGGCCGCGACGCCGAGCGGGAGCGGGCGTTCAAGGCCGAGAAGGACCGCGAGGTGTTCAAGCCCGCCGACCGGCACCCGGTCGTGGTGCTGGTCAACGACGGCAGCGCCAGCGCCAGCGAGATCGTCGCCTCGGCGCTCCAGGACAACAAGCGGGCGGTGGTGATGGGCGAGCGGTCCTACGGCAAGGGGAGCGTGCAGAAGCTCCTGCGGCTCCAGGTCGCCGGCGACAAGGCCGCGGTGAAGCTGACCACCGAAACGTACTGGCGGCCGAACGGGGAGAACATGGACAAGCGGCTCGCCCCGAAGGACAAGCCGGACGAGTGGGGGGTGAAGCCCAACATCGTGGTCCCGATGACGTACGAGGAGCGGGAGCGCGCGGCCTGGGACTACTACCGCTCGACGTGGGTCGCGGGCAAGCCGTCGGCGCTCGGCCCCAACCCGCCGGCCGCGCCCGCACCGCCCGCCCCGGGCTCGCTGGCCCTCGCCCTCCGCACGCAGATTTCGCCCACCGCCCCCCCGATGCCCGACACCAAGGTCGTCGAGGACAAGCAACTAAAGGCGGCGGTCGAAGAGTTGAAGAAGAAGCTCGGCGGGGTCGGCACGGCACCGCGCCAGCCGGCACGCGCCCCCGAGCTGATCGTCGGCTGACTGAGGGAGCGGGCATTGGGCAGTGAAGAGTGGGCAGTGAAGAGTGGGCAGTGGGTAGAAAGAGACATCGTGAACACATCGGATGCGCGACCGACCCCGACCGACGAGACACCGGCTAACGGTGCGGGGGAGGGCTCGGCCGCTCACCGCCCACTGCCCACTGCCCACTGCCCACTGTCTGCTGCTCACGTTCTCTACGAGGATCATCACCTCCTGATCGTGAACAAACCCGCGCCGCTCCTCACCCAGGCGCCGCCGACCGTGCCGAGCTTAGAGGCCCGGGTCAAGGAGTACATCAAGGCGAAGTACGCGAAGCCGGCGGGCGTGTACCTCGGGGTGCCGCACCGGCTCGACCGGCCCGTGAGCGGCGCCATCTGTTTCGCCCGCAATACCAAGGCCGCGCAGCGCGTTCACGCGCAGTTCGCCGAACACAAGGTGCGCAAGGTGTACTGGGCGCTCGTTGAAGGGACCGTGGCACCCGGCGCCGGCACCTGGGACGACTGGATTCGTAAAGTGGAAGAAGAACCGCGTGTCGAGCGGGCACAGGAAAGCGAGCCCGGCGCGAAGCTCGGGCTGCTCGAATACCGCGTTCTGCGAACGGACGCCGCCGCGTCGCTCGTGGAACTGACCCCGCTCACCGGGCGGATGCACCAGCTCCGCGTGCAGTCCGCGTGGCGCGGGCACCCGGTATTGGGCGACACGCAGTACGGAAGCACGCGGCCCTTCGGCCCCGCGGCGGATCTGCCGCGCGACCGCGTGATCGCCCTCCACGCCCGGCGGCTCACGCTCACGCACCCCTTCACCAAGCAAGAACTGACCGTCGAGGCTCCGGTGCCGGATTACTGGCCGGCGCTCGACGGAATGGCCCCGGTATCGGGGTGATCGAACGCGTTCCGCTACTTCTTCCGGCTCGCGAAGAACTCGGCGATCAGGCGCTTCGACGCGTCGGACCCGGCCAGGCGCATGAACGCCTCGGTTTCGAGCTGGATAGCGTCGGCGAGCGGGAGGGCCGCACCCTCGACCATCACGCGAACGGCTTCGGCTGCGGCACCGGTGACGGCTTGGAGGGGTTGGAACCGCTCCCATTCTCCCCTTGGAACGGGGTTCCGCTTCCGTTCGCGGCGCTCATTCCCATCAACGCGAAGGACGTAGTCAACCGCCTGGTCGACGAGGGCGACCGAGTCAACGGCCACATCGACCAATTCGTGCGCCCGCGCCTCCTGGTGGCTCAACATCTGCGCGGTTATCAGCAGATTGCTCGCGACGTGCATCCGATTCCTGTCCAGAATCCGCGGCAACCGCTGCGTGCCGCCCCAACCGGGGATCAGCCCCAGTTTCACCTCGGGCAGCCCGAGTTGCACTTTCGGGTTCGTGCCGCAGACGCGGTAGTCGC from the Frigoriglobus tundricola genome contains:
- a CDS encoding enoyl-CoA hydratase-related protein, with product MSAITVTTRPDGVAVLTFDQPGSKANVLTRDLWTEFGEALAGLAPQTDLKGLVLASAKPGTFIAGADLKLLANAPGPNDPEVRAFIEQGLRVLEQLEALPFPTCAAIDGAALGGGLEVALACDYRVCGTNPKVQLGLPEVKLGLIPGWGGTQRLPRILDRNRMHVASNLLITAQMLSHQEARAHELVDVAVDSVALVDQAVDYVLRVDGNERRERKRNPVPRGEWERFQPLQAVTGAAAEAVRVMVEGAALPLADAIQLETEAFMRLAGSDASKRLIAEFFASRKK
- a CDS encoding S41 family peptidase, producing the protein MPLRNLAWLLIVPALVALGLAISYSAPPPDKDYNRVRQIVDVLAEVDAHFYRKLDDKEQQQLVEDMINGGLHKLDPHSEYLNPAQLKQFESDSEGSFGGVGIILAIDSSTKFLKVDHPMPGTPAYEAGVLAGDLIVKVDGKSTEGLTVPEARKLITGEQGSKVLVTIRRAGRNPADEEVELTRGRITQHPVTGVRRRADDPNRWEWFVDRPNGIALVRVSGFNEQTTKELKAALAEIEGEGGKALILDLRDNPGGLLNQAIDVANLFLPEGAPIVSTRGRDAERERAFKAEKDREVFKPADRHPVVVLVNDGSASASEIVASALQDNKRAVVMGERSYGKGSVQKLLRLQVAGDKAAVKLTTETYWRPNGENMDKRLAPKDKPDEWGVKPNIVVPMTYEERERAAWDYYRSTWVAGKPSALGPNPPAAPAPPAPGSLALALRTQISPTAPPMPDTKVVEDKQLKAAVEELKKKLGGVGTAPRQPARAPELIVG
- a CDS encoding RluA family pseudouridine synthase, with the translated sequence MNKPAPLLTQAPPTVPSLEARVKEYIKAKYAKPAGVYLGVPHRLDRPVSGAICFARNTKAAQRVHAQFAEHKVRKVYWALVEGTVAPGAGTWDDWIRKVEEEPRVERAQESEPGAKLGLLEYRVLRTDAAASLVELTPLTGRMHQLRVQSAWRGHPVLGDTQYGSTRPFGPAADLPRDRVIALHARRLTLTHPFTKQELTVEAPVPDYWPALDGMAPVSG